A genomic window from Algoriphagus sp. Y33 includes:
- a CDS encoding ParB/RepB/Spo0J family partition protein: MSDQKPNRKKSVLGRGLGALLEDSPAKHKSEEILPEVVKTGIFEIPLDQIQVNPFQPRVHFDKDALAELAESIKVQGIIQPITVRKLDTDEYQLISGERRFQASKIAGLGQIPAYVRTANDQQMLEMALIENIQRENLNALEIAQSYQRLLAECDLKQEELGERVGKNRTTVNNYLRLLKLPPSIQGAIRDQQLSMGHARALINVEDVDVQLAIFKKAVEEELSVRKVEAMVKALSEGKPEKPASPELDPVRKYEINKLQQQLASHFGTKVALKSNPKNKGEIKIPFNSASDLNRILEILEII, from the coding sequence ATGTCAGACCAAAAACCGAATCGTAAAAAAAGTGTCTTGGGTAGAGGACTTGGAGCCTTACTGGAGGATAGTCCCGCCAAGCACAAATCTGAGGAAATTTTGCCTGAGGTAGTTAAAACCGGCATTTTCGAAATTCCTCTTGATCAAATCCAAGTCAATCCTTTTCAACCCCGGGTTCACTTTGATAAAGATGCGCTGGCAGAGCTGGCAGAGTCCATCAAGGTTCAAGGGATCATTCAGCCCATTACAGTTAGAAAACTTGATACCGATGAATATCAACTAATCTCAGGAGAACGTAGATTTCAGGCTTCAAAAATCGCAGGGTTAGGTCAAATCCCGGCATATGTACGTACTGCCAACGACCAGCAAATGCTGGAGATGGCGCTAATCGAAAATATTCAGCGTGAAAATCTAAATGCACTGGAAATAGCTCAATCTTATCAGCGACTACTGGCAGAATGTGACTTGAAGCAGGAAGAATTAGGAGAACGTGTCGGAAAAAACAGAACCACAGTAAACAATTATTTACGTCTACTCAAGCTCCCTCCTTCCATCCAAGGAGCGATCCGCGATCAGCAACTTTCTATGGGACATGCACGCGCATTAATCAACGTAGAGGATGTAGATGTGCAGCTCGCCATTTTCAAAAAAGCAGTAGAGGAAGAACTCAGTGTGCGAAAAGTGGAAGCAATGGTAAAGGCCTTGAGTGAAGGTAAACCAGAAAAACCCGCATCTCCGGAACTGGATCCCGTCAGAAAATATGAGATCAATAAACTCCAGCAGCAACTAGCTTCTCATTTTGGGACCAAAGTCGCACTAAAATCCAATCCAAAAAACAAAGGTGAAATAAAAATCCCCTTTAATTCTGCTTCCGATTTAAATCGGATTCTGGAAATACTAGAAATCATTTAA
- a CDS encoding ParA family protein yields the protein MGKIIAIANQKGGVGKTTTAMNLAASLAVLEFKTLVIDADPQANTTSGLGHDPKSINTSIYECMVDGIDVKEIIHKTEIEHLELVPSHIDLVGAEVEMINLDNREEKMKEVIHDLKELYDFIIIDCSPSLGLITINALTAANSVIIPVQCEYFALEGLGKLLNTIKIIQTRLNPDLEIEGILLTMYDVRLRLSNQVVEEVKLHFKNMVFETIIPRNVRLSEAPSFGLPAISFDADGKGAVAYLNLAGEIIQKNDLQKVTK from the coding sequence ATGGGAAAAATCATTGCCATAGCCAATCAAAAAGGCGGAGTAGGCAAAACTACCACTGCGATGAACCTTGCAGCTAGTTTAGCTGTCCTGGAATTTAAGACCCTGGTGATTGACGCTGATCCGCAGGCAAATACCACCTCCGGGCTGGGTCATGATCCCAAATCCATCAACACCAGTATTTATGAATGTATGGTAGATGGAATTGACGTCAAAGAGATCATTCACAAAACAGAAATCGAGCATCTGGAATTGGTGCCATCCCACATTGACCTCGTTGGTGCTGAGGTGGAAATGATCAATCTGGATAACAGGGAAGAGAAGATGAAAGAGGTCATTCATGACCTTAAAGAGCTGTACGATTTCATCATCATCGACTGCTCTCCTTCCTTGGGATTAATTACTATAAATGCCCTTACAGCGGCAAACTCCGTGATTATTCCAGTTCAATGCGAATATTTTGCACTGGAAGGACTCGGAAAATTATTGAATACGATAAAAATCATCCAGACTAGGCTAAACCCTGACCTGGAAATAGAAGGCATCTTGCTGACCATGTATGATGTCAGACTTCGTCTTTCCAACCAAGTGGTGGAAGAAGTGAAACTTCATTTCAAAAACATGGTTTTCGAAACTATTATTCCCCGCAATGTAAGGCTAAGCGAGGCACCTAGTTTTGGTTTGCCGGCGATTTCCTTCGATGCTGACGGAAAAGGGGCAGTCGCCTATTTGAACTTGGCAGGGGAAATAATACAGAAAAATGACTTGCAAAAAGTGACCAAATAA
- a CDS encoding NAD(P)/FAD-dependent oxidoreductase: MPRFKEEYDIVIIGSGLGGLLCGYVLAEEGRSVCILEKNAQIGGNLQTFKRDKVKFDSGVHYIGGLDKGQALYPFFRYFNLLDNVEKELLDKDAYDVISFEDDDVHYPHAQGYENFVQQLLKHFPKEEEGLRKYCEEIRRICEKFEWYNLNKDYSETDEMSTFSLGAKEVIASCTGNQKLQQILAGSNLLYAGEGESSPFYIHALIIDSYIGSAYKLKHSDQISKQLRKDIKKMGGDIFIDSEVTKIHNTPKRIDYVELAGGQKVSGKQFISNIHPTQTFKLLNTEGLRKVNVNRMMQLENTTSSFILYIKLKPDTFEFSNSNRYHFIEGDVWSAHKYEPDNWLKALAIFNSRPSTNTDYAHTLTAMAYMKYDDVKKWENSFNTTLSESERAEEYVQFKKEKAEEIIEALCKIYPGFDKCIESWYTATPLTQRDYIGTIEGGLYGIKKDFNAPVKSFISANTKLENLFLTGQNVILHGVLGVTISAMVTCQFILGKKHLLDKFKGFA, encoded by the coding sequence ATGCCTAGATTTAAAGAAGAATATGACATTGTCATCATAGGATCAGGACTTGGAGGTTTGCTCTGTGGATATGTGCTGGCAGAGGAAGGAAGATCCGTATGTATTCTTGAGAAAAACGCACAGATAGGCGGGAATCTGCAGACGTTCAAGCGGGACAAAGTTAAATTCGATTCGGGAGTACACTACATTGGCGGTTTGGATAAAGGTCAGGCACTTTATCCTTTCTTCAGATACTTCAACCTTTTGGACAATGTGGAAAAAGAACTTCTGGATAAGGATGCTTACGATGTGATTTCTTTTGAAGATGATGACGTGCACTATCCCCATGCACAGGGGTATGAAAATTTTGTGCAGCAACTGCTCAAACACTTCCCCAAAGAGGAAGAAGGATTACGGAAATACTGTGAGGAAATTCGGCGCATTTGCGAAAAATTCGAATGGTATAACCTAAATAAGGACTATTCGGAAACTGATGAAATGAGTACGTTCAGCCTGGGTGCCAAGGAAGTTATAGCCTCATGCACAGGTAATCAAAAACTTCAGCAAATCCTCGCAGGATCAAACTTGCTCTATGCCGGAGAGGGAGAATCATCCCCTTTTTACATCCATGCGCTGATTATTGATTCATATATAGGCAGTGCTTACAAACTGAAGCACAGCGATCAGATCTCGAAGCAGCTTCGCAAAGACATTAAGAAAATGGGGGGAGACATTTTCATTGACTCTGAGGTAACCAAAATCCACAATACCCCTAAGCGTATTGATTATGTGGAGCTGGCTGGTGGGCAAAAAGTCAGTGGAAAACAATTCATATCCAATATCCATCCCACCCAGACTTTCAAGCTACTGAATACTGAAGGGCTTCGGAAAGTAAATGTCAACCGTATGATGCAACTGGAGAACACCACGTCCTCCTTTATCCTCTACATCAAATTAAAGCCCGATACGTTCGAGTTCTCAAATTCCAACCGCTATCATTTCATAGAAGGAGATGTATGGAGTGCACACAAATACGAGCCCGACAATTGGCTGAAAGCCCTGGCAATTTTCAATTCCAGACCAAGCACTAATACAGACTATGCGCATACACTTACCGCTATGGCATACATGAAGTATGACGATGTGAAAAAATGGGAGAATAGCTTCAACACCACACTTAGCGAAAGTGAAAGAGCTGAGGAATACGTGCAATTCAAAAAAGAAAAAGCAGAGGAAATAATAGAGGCCCTTTGTAAGATTTATCCAGGCTTTGACAAATGCATAGAGAGCTGGTATACAGCTACGCCACTCACCCAAAGGGATTACATTGGGACTATTGAAGGCGGGTTATATGGCATCAAAAAGGATTTCAATGCCCCTGTAAAATCTTTTATCAGTGCCAACACCAAATTGGAAAATCTATTTCTAACAGGCCAAAATGTAATTCTTCACGGGGTGCTGGGGGTTACTATCAGCGCAATGGTCACCTGCCAGTTTATTCTGGGCAAAAAACACCTGCTGGATAAGTTCAAAGGGTTTGCCTGA
- a CDS encoding phenylacetate--CoA ligase family protein: MNITPDNPIDYLPADGIEARQIELLKKHLSYALNHSPFYRDKFSEQDIAAISKLSDLSKFTKTSKKDLAEFNAEFLSIPPQEVVEYVTTSGTTGKPVSIALSKNDLGRLAYNEARSLEIADFTADDIVQITTTLDKCFMAGMAYYLGLTKIGAAVLRAGQGTPEFHWEMIRQVNPTALIAVPSFLQKLGSHSGAVSNRITKALCIGEPLRNADFSDNQLSKNIKQHRDIDLRSTYASTEMATAFTECQEKQGGHLLPELIILEILDENGNEVADGELGEVTVTPLGIEGMPLVRFQTGDLARKHSNTCACGRNTVRLGPIEGRLAQMIKLKGTTIYPNQIEEILHNYPSASPYLIEIDRDYNGLDEVSLVLPETFTEEESHYLLIGLQAKLRVKPTIKKSSVPAIQQLLFRENSRKPKKIIDHRNA, from the coding sequence ATGAATATCACGCCGGACAATCCCATCGACTATCTGCCTGCTGATGGAATAGAAGCCAGACAGATAGAATTGCTGAAAAAACATCTGAGCTACGCCCTCAACCACTCTCCGTTTTATAGGGACAAATTTTCAGAGCAGGACATCGCTGCTATTTCCAAACTTTCGGATTTATCCAAATTTACCAAGACATCAAAGAAAGACCTTGCTGAATTCAATGCTGAATTTTTGAGTATTCCTCCGCAAGAGGTAGTGGAATATGTCACCACCTCAGGAACCACCGGAAAACCCGTAAGCATCGCACTCAGCAAAAATGACTTGGGGAGATTAGCCTACAATGAAGCCCGATCCCTGGAAATTGCCGATTTTACAGCTGATGACATCGTCCAAATCACCACTACGTTGGACAAATGCTTCATGGCGGGAATGGCCTATTATCTTGGCTTGACAAAAATCGGTGCCGCTGTACTTCGGGCAGGGCAAGGTACGCCAGAGTTTCACTGGGAAATGATCAGACAAGTCAATCCCACTGCGTTAATAGCTGTTCCTTCATTTCTCCAAAAATTAGGTTCACATTCCGGTGCTGTTTCCAATCGGATCACCAAGGCACTTTGCATAGGCGAGCCGCTGAGAAATGCTGATTTCAGCGATAATCAACTCTCAAAAAACATTAAGCAGCATCGGGACATTGACCTGAGATCAACCTACGCCTCTACAGAAATGGCCACTGCATTCACAGAATGTCAAGAAAAGCAAGGTGGACATCTACTTCCCGAGCTTATCATTTTGGAGATTTTGGATGAAAATGGAAATGAAGTCGCAGATGGTGAGCTAGGGGAAGTCACGGTAACTCCATTGGGTATTGAAGGAATGCCATTGGTGAGATTTCAAACTGGTGACCTTGCCAGAAAACATAGTAACACATGCGCCTGCGGCAGAAACACAGTGCGTCTTGGCCCTATAGAAGGCAGATTGGCACAGATGATCAAGTTGAAAGGCACAACTATTTATCCAAATCAAATCGAAGAAATCCTTCATAACTACCCTTCAGCAAGTCCTTACCTGATCGAAATTGACCGGGATTACAATGGTTTAGATGAAGTGAGTCTTGTACTGCCAGAGACTTTTACCGAGGAAGAATCCCACTATCTTCTTATTGGATTGCAGGCAAAACTTCGAGTGAAGCCGACTATAAAGAAATCATCCGTTCCCGCTATCCAACAGTTACTTTTCCGGGAAAATAGCAGAAAGCCAAAAAAGATAATTGATCACAGAAATGCCTAG
- the acpS gene encoding holo-ACP synthase encodes MRGIGIDIVEVMRMAQKCQKPSFVRLVFTAEEETYCLAQGNSDECFAARFAAKEAYMKAVGLGWTSDAQFHEIEIYKLESGQPKLRLYGNTKQTFEKEGFSDILLTLSHTSQTAVAVVIVV; translated from the coding sequence ATGAGAGGCATAGGAATTGATATTGTGGAGGTGATGAGAATGGCACAGAAATGCCAAAAACCTTCATTTGTACGGCTGGTCTTCACTGCTGAAGAAGAAACGTATTGCCTAGCTCAAGGAAATTCTGATGAGTGCTTTGCTGCGAGATTTGCAGCAAAGGAGGCTTACATGAAAGCGGTAGGATTGGGCTGGACAAGTGATGCCCAATTCCACGAAATCGAGATCTACAAACTTGAATCCGGACAGCCTAAACTACGATTGTACGGAAATACGAAACAGACTTTTGAAAAAGAAGGCTTTTCGGATATACTTTTAACACTCAGTCACACTTCACAAACTGCCGTGGCAGTAGTAATTGTAGTTTGA
- a CDS encoding C45 family peptidase, with protein MRKKKLIISGVISLLIIIPLIFIKITVYPAPELPEIQIQNPQRETINSTTFRYKNNWLRKNKSGNWESYVEGTAYERGIALGLLHKELIQSQETAFVGEIEKLLPSRILRTVMQLGLGWFNRNLNKDIPEEYLQEIYGVSQSFSDEYSYVGPKFNRVLNYHAAHDIGHMVQNMNLVACTAVSQWDFESGESEMVLGRNFDFYFGDEFAKDKIVLFVNPSEGYDFVSVTWGGFSGVVSGMNEKGLTVTLNALPSEIPTKSSTPVSIIARDVIQYASTIEEAYAIISKYDVFVSESFTIASALDQTTAVIEKTPEKTAIHYPEGNQLIVANHFQSDEYKNSPLNLDHIRDSESMPRHDRMRELTADDTAISVENTLRYIRDQKGSNGKELGIGNPMAINQLLAHHAVIFEPAKGIAYISAAPFQENVFNAYDVRAIKAMENLDPIHSPEIDSLRLGQDPFYTSREFSNYEKYKILKENFKKDPTKSVSEKGFIEKWIATNPEYYEPYLLLADYYFGQKDFELAKTYYEQARSKAIPYLGISTHISENLAKIK; from the coding sequence TTGCGGAAGAAAAAACTCATCATTTCCGGAGTCATTTCTCTGTTGATCATCATCCCTTTAATTTTTATTAAAATTACGGTTTATCCCGCTCCGGAGTTACCCGAAATTCAGATTCAAAATCCACAACGGGAAACAATAAATAGCACTACCTTTCGCTACAAAAACAACTGGCTACGAAAAAATAAGTCAGGTAACTGGGAAAGCTACGTCGAAGGAACAGCCTATGAGCGTGGTATTGCACTGGGACTTCTTCACAAGGAACTTATCCAAAGTCAGGAAACAGCCTTCGTGGGAGAAATAGAGAAACTTCTTCCCTCAAGAATCCTGCGTACTGTAATGCAGTTGGGTCTTGGCTGGTTTAATCGTAATCTGAATAAAGATATCCCAGAAGAATATCTCCAGGAAATCTACGGAGTCTCACAAAGCTTCTCTGATGAGTATTCCTACGTGGGACCAAAATTCAACCGGGTGCTGAACTATCATGCCGCTCATGACATCGGGCACATGGTTCAAAATATGAATCTGGTAGCTTGTACCGCTGTATCACAATGGGATTTTGAGTCCGGGGAATCTGAGATGGTTTTGGGAAGGAATTTTGATTTCTACTTCGGAGATGAATTTGCCAAGGACAAAATTGTCCTCTTCGTCAATCCAAGTGAAGGCTATGACTTCGTCTCCGTGACTTGGGGAGGCTTTAGCGGAGTAGTATCCGGTATGAATGAAAAAGGTCTGACCGTCACGCTCAATGCCCTGCCTTCGGAGATTCCCACCAAAAGCTCCACCCCTGTCTCTATTATCGCCAGGGATGTGATCCAATATGCCTCTACCATTGAAGAAGCCTATGCGATCATCTCCAAGTATGATGTATTCGTATCCGAATCATTCACCATAGCTTCTGCTCTGGATCAGACCACCGCTGTAATCGAAAAAACCCCTGAGAAGACGGCAATCCATTATCCCGAAGGCAATCAGCTCATCGTGGCAAATCACTTCCAAAGTGATGAGTATAAAAACTCTCCGCTCAATTTAGACCATATCCGGGATTCCGAATCCATGCCCCGGCATGACCGTATGAGAGAACTCACTGCTGACGACACCGCTATTTCTGTAGAGAATACACTTCGATACATTCGCGATCAAAAAGGTTCCAATGGCAAGGAGCTGGGAATAGGAAATCCCATGGCAATCAACCAATTATTGGCACATCATGCAGTGATTTTTGAACCTGCAAAAGGAATTGCATACATCTCTGCCGCACCTTTTCAAGAAAATGTGTTCAATGCTTACGATGTCAGGGCTATTAAAGCGATGGAAAACCTCGACCCGATTCATTCTCCTGAAATAGACTCATTGAGATTGGGGCAGGATCCGTTCTATACTAGCCGCGAATTTTCAAATTATGAGAAATACAAAATTTTAAAGGAGAATTTTAAGAAAGACCCGACTAAGAGTGTTTCAGAGAAAGGATTTATAGAAAAGTGGATTGCTACAAACCCGGAATACTACGAACCTTATTTATTGCTGGCAGATTACTATTTTGGCCAAAAGGATTTTGAGTTGGCAAAGACTTACTATGAGCAAGCCCGAAGTAAAGCAATCCCCTATCTTGGAATCAGCACACACATCTCAGAAAACCTAGCTAAAATCAAATGA